The Candidatus Neomarinimicrobiota bacterium genome includes a window with the following:
- a CDS encoding phage protein Gp37, whose amino-acid sequence MTDENAISDAFVKAIQSGVQGLVTVEAAAGPIEEIVNQLMRYPAVLVLIGMITFSEGDESGELLEGDMTVDLLVGNKSLRSKEEGAKGAYDILKSLREFLHGKAVGLDGTVWTIKDQRPVDFRKGLAIYLQRYSGFNVHF is encoded by the coding sequence ATGACCGATGAGAACGCCATCAGCGACGCATTCGTAAAGGCCATCCAGAGCGGGGTTCAGGGCTTGGTGACGGTGGAGGCGGCTGCCGGTCCCATTGAGGAGATCGTCAATCAATTGATGCGCTATCCGGCGGTCCTGGTATTAATAGGGATGATAACCTTTTCCGAAGGCGACGAATCGGGTGAGCTGCTGGAAGGCGATATGACCGTGGACCTCCTGGTGGGTAACAAGTCATTGAGGTCGAAGGAGGAGGGGGCGAAGGGAGCCTACGATATACTCAAGAGCCTGCGGGAATTTTTGCACGGCAAGGCCGTGGGGCTGGACGGGACGGTATGGACGATAAAGGACCAGCGTCCGGTAGATTTTAGGAAAGGATTGGCGATCTACCTGCAGCGCTATTCAGGTTTCAACGTTCATTTTTAA